One Kitasatospora sp. NBC_01266 genomic window carries:
- a CDS encoding mycoredoxin, with the protein MSGSVTMYSTTWCGYCQRLKSQLTREGIGYDEINIEQDPESAKFVESVNDGNQTVPTVLVVSASGERTVMTNPSLRQVQSALAA; encoded by the coding sequence ATGTCCGGCAGCGTGACGATGTACAGCACGACCTGGTGCGGCTACTGCCAGCGGCTGAAGAGCCAGCTCACCCGCGAGGGCATCGGCTACGACGAGATCAACATCGAGCAGGACCCGGAGTCCGCGAAGTTCGTCGAGTCGGTCAACGACGGCAACCAGACGGTCCCGACCGTCCTGGTGGTCAGCGCCAGCGGCGAGCGCACCGTGATGACCAACCCGAGCCTGCGCCAGGTCCAGTCCGCCCTCGCCGCCTGA